One Maniola hyperantus chromosome 17, iAphHyp1.2, whole genome shotgun sequence DNA window includes the following coding sequences:
- the hwt gene encoding uncharacterized protein hwt isoform X2 produces the protein MPSNKKLMTKMRQLAQWILVVHVVEFIEAYCTPRDTARRSPQRNRRSREPRRSPESSRWRYESRRQNYDFESRRPYEYESRRYFGREYDADSGRKPAFDAESARRRADYESARRTDFDLSVPEVSRRSPESAPEGSAESPPEPAPSAPLRPERQPRHRSQPYYESESSSEDRSSSTEGEEDEFGEFDPFATAPSLHSPDSGRSDPRYANAPRRNPSPYYYGDLFKTAPPPPAPSAPTVSSTSSSRGPRYRKSASLDAPHVAPRPNLPKRFSVAEDGFRELERSSSSSGESAWMPPRRRGRDAAGCACAAPEDVEEHRASRSVFYVPAPLPRWPQEMTTRQIYETAFDCKIARSDDNLDDFDRVSNHPALLQAEERKTFSSASSAFEAVERSEPDYKGRRKVTMKTDSVRRSKIPTIRQKKENETNTAALSEELEKVHIEEEDRTSTSQLPLRGYTPSPPSTAPLPTKFQQKDGSAMNSIKSAPNLPQTQPAHPRLKDLRLPVKSLRARDTPTSSDASMTDVKASVSTELDVGPRLRDSSRESRDGDDERAQSKDGIFLEIKGRPTSDSDTPEMNRYKGPKGVGPIMEFKGRPGVARPRRKYSSTESMATSSSGGSMESLRSSNSEGDRSSSSSESRHSSSLSSHSSDSGNVPFIKSHHMQLSGFGHHPNKLHILSPISDKSSQEPASETSDNNKNNNSQKVSPEDVETGNTTIQTTVEILPKPKRRALQNRNLLNLTFRHSTPGDTEIQGSDSGISIHSREGVDSRNAFINFKNSNAEEERKDDNVDLSDLPFDMPKLRRRRAEAEVDLRTLPFDMPKLRRKLRGQSLQLNNDFGEAISNASSSQSVQDLNQGKKHRDKLTLNFDGGNTGSGTAKGLHLNLGPIAPPRDLVDASLPLDRQGWYHGTLTRLEAEDLLRDAEEGAFLVRNSESAKHDYSLSLKSTRGFMHMRVCRGVDGYTLGGAATAFPTVPALMRHYVTAQRLPVRGAEHMALSTPLPAVML, from the exons ATGCCGTCTAACAAGAAACTTATGACGAAAATGAGACAACTTGCGCAATGGATTTTGGTGGTACACGTG GTTGAGTTCATAGAGGCATATTGCACACCTCGCGACACAGCCCGCCGATCTCCACAGCGCAATCGCCGCTCGCGGGAGCCCAGGCGCTCGCCCGAGTCATCCAGATGGCGATACGAGTCACGGCGACAGAACTACGACTTTGAGTCGAGACGTCCATACGAATACGAGTCGAGGAGGTACTTCGGAAGAGAGTACGACGCTGACTCGGGGAGAAAGCCAGCGTTTGACGCGGAGTCAGCCCGACGACGTGCGGACTACGAATCAGCTAGGCGGACTGACTTTGATTTATCCGTCCCTGAAGTATCGAGACGTAGCCCAGAAAGCGCACCTGAAGGCTCTGCGGAATCACCACCAGAACCGGCTCCTTCTGCGCCTCTTCGACCCGAGCGACAGCCTAGGCACAGATCGCAACCATATTACGAGTCTG agTCATCTTCAGAAGACAGATCATCATCGACGGAGGGTGAAGAAGACGAGTTTGGTGAATTCGATCCCTTTGCGACGGCGCCGTCCTTACACTCGCCAGACAGCGGTCGATCTGATCCACGATACGCAAACGCTCCTCGAAGGAATCCCAGTCCATACTATTACGGCGACCTGTTTAAAACAGCTCCGCCCCCGCCAGCTCCATCGGCCCCAACAGTCTCTTCGACTTCTTCGTCGCGTGGACCTCGATACAGAAAATCGGCAAGCCTTGACGCTCCTCACGTGGCACCTAGACCGAATCTGCCTAAAAGGTTTTCAGTGGCGGAAGATGGCTTTCGTGAATTAGaacgatcatcatcatcgtctgGCGAGAGCGCGTGGATGCCGCCAAGGCGCCGAGGGCGCGACGCGGCCGGCTGCGCGTGCGCCGCGCCCGAAGATGTAGAGGAGCATAGAGCATCTCGTAGTGTCTTTTACGTGCCGGCGCCGCTGCCACGCTGGCCACAAGAAATGACCACACGACAGATATATGAAACGGCCTTTGACTGTAAAATAGCCCGATCTGACGATAATTTAGATGATTTTGACCGAGTCAGTAATCATCCAGCTCTTTTGCAAGCTGAAGAACGCAAGACTTTCTCTTCTGCATCATCTGCATTTGAGGCTGTTGAACGAAGTGAACCAGATTACAAAGGTCGCCGTAAGGTAACTATGAAAACTGACAGCGTACGACGCTCTAAGATTCCTACCATTCgtcaaaagaaagaaaatgaaaCGAATACAGCGGCCTTATCTGAAGAGTTAGAGAAGGTACATATTGAAGAGGAAGATAGAACGTCAACGTCACAGCTGCCACTCCGTGGTTACACGCCATCTCCACCGTCAACAGCACCTTTGCCAACAAAATTTCAACAGAAAGATGGATCTGCCATGAACAGCATTAAAAGTGCTCCAAATTTACCCCAGACACAGCCGGCACACCCTCGGCTGAAAGACTTGAGACTTCCAGTAAAATCACTTCGGGCCCGGGACACACCGACTAGCAGCGATGCTAGCATGACGGACGTTAAAGCTTCGGTTTCAACTGAACTCGATGTTGGACCACGTTTGAGAGATTCCAGTCGCGAATCTCGTGACGGTGACGATGAAAGAGCCCAATCTAAAGACGGTATTTTTTTAGAGATTAAGGGTCGACCCACTTCCGATTCTGATACACCAGAAATGAATCGGTACAAGGGGCCCAAGGGGGTCGGCCCTATAATGGAATTTAAAGGCAGGCCCGGTGTCGCTCGTCCGCGACGAAAATATTCGAGCACTGAAAGTATGGCGACCAGCAGTAGTGGTGGTAGCATGGAGTCACTACGAAGCAGTAACAGTGAAGGAGACAGAAGTAGCAGTAGTTCAGAAAGTCGACATTCGTCATCGTTAAGTTCTCATAGCTCGGATTCCGGAAATGTGccatttatcaaatcacatcaTATGCAGTTGTCGGGGTTTGGCCATCATCCGAATAAACTTCATATATTAAGCCCTATATCTGACAAATCTTCTCAAGAGCCAGCGTCAGAGACATccgataacaataaaaataataattctcaAAAAGTATCCCCAGAAGACGTTGAAACTGGAAATACGACGATACAAACTACTGTTGAAATTTTGCCTAAACCTAAACGACGAGCCTTACAAAACAGAAATTTATTAAATCTAACATTTAGACACTCAACACCCGGTGACACTGAAATTCAAGGATCAGATAGTGGCATATCAATTCATTCTAGAGAGGGAGTTGATTCGCGAAATgcgtttattaattttaagaacAGCAATGCAGAGGAAGAACGTAAAGACGACAACGTCGATTTATCGGATCTTCCATTTGACATGCCAAAGTTGCGTCGGAGACGTGCGGAGGCAGAGGTTGATCTGAGAACATTGCCATTTGATATGCCTAAATTACGACGCAAGTTACGTGGACAATCCTTGCAACTGAATAATGATTTTGGAGAGGCTATTTCTAACGCTTCCTCGAGCCAAAGCGTCCAAGATTTAAATCAAG GTAAAAAACATCGTGACAAATTGACTTTGAATTTTGATGGCGGCAACACTGGCTCCGGTACTGCCAAGGGACTACATTTGAACTTAGGACCTATAGCTCCGCCACGGGACTTGGTTGATGCTTCCCTTCCACTTGACCGACAAGG GTGGTATCATGGAACGTTAACGCGCTTGGAAGCTGAGGATTTACTTAGAGATGCGGAAGAGGGTGCATTTTTAGTCAGAAACAGTGAATCCGCAAAGCATGACTACTCGCTTAGTTTGAA ATCTACCCGTGGCTTTATGCACATGCGTGTATGCCGTGGAGTCGACGGCTATACACTGGGAGGAGCAGCGACCGCTTTTCCCACAGTGCCTGCTCTCATGAGACACTACGTTACAGCACAAAGGCTCCCAGTACGCGGCGCGGAACACATGGCTCTCTCAACACCACTGCCAGCTGTAATGCTTTGA
- the LOC117990300 gene encoding cytochrome P450 4C1-like isoform X1: MWTLMCVTIIIALFFYYYLVGTSRHKKVNEIPGPKGIFIVGNAFDFLMKAECIFYYFRYLANKYKDTFELTVGNQRFLILMHPMHVETLINSTEHNDKGYLYAFLRPWLQDGLLLSSGKKWYQRRKILTPAFHFKILCHFNSVLVEQSTKLVENLQSEVNCSKTNIYSVVSDFTINSICETAMGTVLDEESSTVSKSYKTAIHDLGTHLLYRSTRVWLHPESLFNLSQIGRAQKKTLDLITSFRNCVIDQRRQNVNFKDLYTKTMNENDDEFFVNDKRRLAMLDILLNAEQQGVMDSEGINEEVDTFMFEGHDTTATALQFAFMLLANHPDDQDKIVEEYSKLFGSSNQRLTLNDLSKMKYLEACIKESLRLYPPVYFIERKSNKPLKLRNIETTSHTKFTIMIFDLHRRSDQFIEPLEFRPERFLKEPTWHPFAYLPFSAGKRNCIGQKFAMMEMKLAISAVLSKYRLLPVTKPQDIVFTVDIVLRTRDPIFVKFEKR; this comes from the exons ATGTGGACTTTAATGTGCGTGACAATAATAATTGCTTTGTTTTTCTATTATTACCTGGTTGGCACGTCGAGACACAAGAAAGTTAATGAGATTCCTGGCCCTAAAGGAATATTTATTGTGGGAAATGCGTTTGATTTTTTGATGAAGGCTG AgtgcatattttattattttcgatatttggcaaataaatataaagataCATTTGAATTAACGGTGGGAAATCAACGATTTTTAATATTGATGCATCCAATGCATGTTGAg ACCCTGATAAATAGTACTGAGCATAATGATAAGGGATACCTTTACGCCTTTCTTCGCCCGTGGCTACAAGATGGACTTCTATTGAGCAGTG GTAAAAAATGGTATCAACGTAGAAAAATACTTACCCCAGCATTTCACTTTAAGATTCTTTGCCATTTTAATTCTGTATTAGTTGAACAAAGTACAAAATTAGTAGAAAACCTACAATCGGAAGTAAACTGttcaaaaacaaatatttactcTGTCGTTTCAGATTTCACAATAAATTCTATATGCG AGACGGCAATGGGAACTGTTCTTGATGAAGAATCGTCAACTGTCAGCAAGAGTTACAAAACTGCGATTCACGATCTCGGAACTCATTTACTTTATAGAAGTACAAGAGTATGGTTACATCCAGAATCACTCTTTAATTTAAGTCAGATTGGGCGAGCTCAAAAGAAAACATTAGATTTGATTACTTCATTTCGTAATTGCGTCATAGATCAACGAAGgcaaaatgttaatttcaagGACTTGTATACAAAAACGATGAATgaaaatgatgatgaatttttcgTAAATGATAAAAGACGTCTGGCGATGTTGGATATTCTTTTGAATGCAGAGCAACAAGGGGTTATGGATTCTGAGGGCATCAATGAAGAAGTGGACACGTTTATGTTCGAG GGCCATGATACAACTGCAACTGCTCTTCAGTTTGCTTTTATGTTACTAGCTAACCATCCGGATGATCAG gaCAAGATAGTAGAAGAGTACTCCAAACTGTTTGGATCGTCCAATCAAAGGCTCACATTGAACGATCTatcaaaaatgaaatatttagaaGCCTGCATTAAGGAATCGTTAAGACTCTACCCGCCAGTGTACTTCATTGAAAGGAAAAGCAATAAACCACTGAAATTAA gaaatatCGAAACAACATCTCATACAAAGTTTACTATTATGATTTTTGATTTGCATAGACGTTCAGATCAGTTCATCGAACCTTTGGAATTCCGCCCTGAAAGATTCTTGAAGGAACCGACTTGGCACCCATTTGCCTATTTACCTTTTAGTGCTGGGAAAAGAAACTGCATAG GTCAAAAATTTGCCATGATGGAAATGAAGTTAGCAATATCCGCAGTTCTCTCCAAATATCGCTTGCTGCCAGTCACAAAACCCCAGGATATAGTATTTACAGTCGACATTGTCTTACGCACTAGGGATCCTATTTTTGTAAAGTTTGAAAAGCGATAA
- the LOC117990300 gene encoding cytochrome P450 4C1-like isoform X2, whose translation MWTLMCVTIIIALFFYYYLVGTSRHKKVNEIPGPKGIFIVGNAFDFLMKAECIFYYFRYLANKYKDTFELTVGNQRFLILMHPMHVETLINSTEHNDKGYLYAFLRPWLQDGLLLSSETAMGTVLDEESSTVSKSYKTAIHDLGTHLLYRSTRVWLHPESLFNLSQIGRAQKKTLDLITSFRNCVIDQRRQNVNFKDLYTKTMNENDDEFFVNDKRRLAMLDILLNAEQQGVMDSEGINEEVDTFMFEGHDTTATALQFAFMLLANHPDDQDKIVEEYSKLFGSSNQRLTLNDLSKMKYLEACIKESLRLYPPVYFIERKSNKPLKLRNIETTSHTKFTIMIFDLHRRSDQFIEPLEFRPERFLKEPTWHPFAYLPFSAGKRNCIGQKFAMMEMKLAISAVLSKYRLLPVTKPQDIVFTVDIVLRTRDPIFVKFEKR comes from the exons ATGTGGACTTTAATGTGCGTGACAATAATAATTGCTTTGTTTTTCTATTATTACCTGGTTGGCACGTCGAGACACAAGAAAGTTAATGAGATTCCTGGCCCTAAAGGAATATTTATTGTGGGAAATGCGTTTGATTTTTTGATGAAGGCTG AgtgcatattttattattttcgatatttggcaaataaatataaagataCATTTGAATTAACGGTGGGAAATCAACGATTTTTAATATTGATGCATCCAATGCATGTTGAg ACCCTGATAAATAGTACTGAGCATAATGATAAGGGATACCTTTACGCCTTTCTTCGCCCGTGGCTACAAGATGGACTTCTATTGAGCAGTG AGACGGCAATGGGAACTGTTCTTGATGAAGAATCGTCAACTGTCAGCAAGAGTTACAAAACTGCGATTCACGATCTCGGAACTCATTTACTTTATAGAAGTACAAGAGTATGGTTACATCCAGAATCACTCTTTAATTTAAGTCAGATTGGGCGAGCTCAAAAGAAAACATTAGATTTGATTACTTCATTTCGTAATTGCGTCATAGATCAACGAAGgcaaaatgttaatttcaagGACTTGTATACAAAAACGATGAATgaaaatgatgatgaatttttcgTAAATGATAAAAGACGTCTGGCGATGTTGGATATTCTTTTGAATGCAGAGCAACAAGGGGTTATGGATTCTGAGGGCATCAATGAAGAAGTGGACACGTTTATGTTCGAG GGCCATGATACAACTGCAACTGCTCTTCAGTTTGCTTTTATGTTACTAGCTAACCATCCGGATGATCAG gaCAAGATAGTAGAAGAGTACTCCAAACTGTTTGGATCGTCCAATCAAAGGCTCACATTGAACGATCTatcaaaaatgaaatatttagaaGCCTGCATTAAGGAATCGTTAAGACTCTACCCGCCAGTGTACTTCATTGAAAGGAAAAGCAATAAACCACTGAAATTAA gaaatatCGAAACAACATCTCATACAAAGTTTACTATTATGATTTTTGATTTGCATAGACGTTCAGATCAGTTCATCGAACCTTTGGAATTCCGCCCTGAAAGATTCTTGAAGGAACCGACTTGGCACCCATTTGCCTATTTACCTTTTAGTGCTGGGAAAAGAAACTGCATAG GTCAAAAATTTGCCATGATGGAAATGAAGTTAGCAATATCCGCAGTTCTCTCCAAATATCGCTTGCTGCCAGTCACAAAACCCCAGGATATAGTATTTACAGTCGACATTGTCTTACGCACTAGGGATCCTATTTTTGTAAAGTTTGAAAAGCGATAA